CCACCCACTGGGTCCAGCGCCGCGCCCTGCTCCAAGGTGCGCCGCGCGGACCGGGTGTGTCCGGTCCACCGACTTGTCCCGCCTCACTTCCGAGGCCCTGAAAAGGAGCTGCACCCATGAAGCGCACCCTGCACGGAGTCACCCTCGCCGCGGTCCTCTTCACCGGCGGCGTCTCGCTGGCCCAGACGGCCGCGCCCATGACGAAGCCCGCTCCCGCCGCCAAGGGCATGGCCGAGTTCAAGGGCTTCATGGCCCCCACGGATCCGAAGGCCTTCCTGGAGCGCCTGCACTACATCAACCAGTCGGAGATCAAGCAGGCCGAGCTCGCGCAGAAGAACTCGGAGAACCCGGACGTGCAGAGCTACGCGAAGATGATGATCGACTCGCACACGGCCGCGGACAAGCAGGTCATGGACTTTGCGAAGACGCAGAACCTGAAGCTGGCGGAGATGCCCAAGCCCGCCAACGACGTGGAGAAGAAGGCCATGGCCGCCGACAAGGCGAACATGGAGAAGCTCCAGGCGCTGAAGGGCGCGCCGTTCGACTCGTGTTACATGTCCGGCCAGGTCGGCGCCCATGACGAGGCCATTGGCAAGGTGATGGCCGCCAAGCAGGGCATGACCTCCGCTCCCGCGGAGATGACCACCATGCTCACGCAGCTCACCCAGGAGCTGCCCAAGCACCGCGACATGGCCTACCAGACGCTGGGCAAGCTGGACGACGCCATGGGCGTGGGCGG
The sequence above is drawn from the Corallococcus sp. NCRR genome and encodes:
- a CDS encoding DUF4142 domain-containing protein, producing MKRTLHGVTLAAVLFTGGVSLAQTAAPMTKPAPAAKGMAEFKGFMAPTDPKAFLERLHYINQSEIKQAELAQKNSENPDVQSYAKMMIDSHTAADKQVMDFAKTQNLKLAEMPKPANDVEKKAMAADKANMEKLQALKGAPFDSCYMSGQVGAHDEAIGKVMAAKQGMTSAPAEMTTMLTQLTQELPKHRDMAYQTLGKLDDAMGVGGAGMQGGTMDHGSMNHGATPPSGSMGGATKTK